In the genome of Arthrobacter sp. PAMC25284, the window GTATTGACCTCAAGGAAGGAGATGATGCCGTCCGTCCCCACCAGGTACTCCACCGTTCCAGCACCGTGGTAGTTGGCTTCCCGGCAGATGGCCTTGGCCGATTCGTGGATGAGGCTCCGCTGTGCCGGGCTCAGGAACGGCGCCGGAGCCTCCTCCACGAGTTTCTGGTTGCGGCGCTGCAGCGAGCAGTCGCGGGTGCCCAGCACCACCACGTTGCCGTGGGTGTCCGCCAGGACCTGGGCCTCCACGTGCCTGGGCTGATCCAGGAAGCGCTCCACGAAGCATTCGTCGCGGCCGAAGGCGGCCAGGGATTCCCGCACGGCTGATTCGAACGCGTCCTCGATGTCCTCGAGCCGGCGCGCGACCTTCAGGCCACGCCCGCCGCCGCCGAACGCGGCCTTGATGGCCACGGGCAGTCCGTGCTCCTGTGCGAAGGCCAGGACCTCGCCGGCGTTCTTGACGGGTCCGTCACTGCCGGGAACCAGCGGCGCACCGGCCCGGACGGCGATTTCGCGGGCCGTGACCTTGTTGCCAAGTTCCCGGATGGATTGCGGCGAGGGCCCGATCCAGGTCAGCCCGGCGTCCAGCACCGCCTGCGCAAAATCGGCGTTCTCGGACAGGAACCCGTAACCGGGGTGGACGGCGTCGGCCCCGGACCGGCGCGCGACGTCGATCAGTTTAGCGATGTCCAGGTATGTCTCGGCCCCGGTGGATCCGCCGAGGGCGTGGGCCTCGTCCGCGAACCGCACGTGCAGGGCGTCGGCGTCGGGGTCCGAGTAGACGGCCACGGACTGCAGTCCCGCGTCGGAACAGGCGCGGGCAATGCGCACGGCGATTTCGCCGCGGTTGGCGATCAGGACTTTTTTCATGGCGTGGTTCCTTCGGAAGCTGTGCCGCCGGTGGCGGGTTCAAGGCGTGCGGAGTTTTCCTGCGGAGCGGCCGGCACCGGCTGCAACGTCTCGGCGTCGACGATGTGGAAGCGCACCCGGTGCCCGGGTGGCAGTTGGGCCGCCACCGGAAGATCTTCGGGCACGACGACGGCGATCACCGGATAGCCGCCGGTCACCGGGTGGTCGTTCAGGAACAGGACGGGGTGTCCGTTGGGCGGGACCTGCAGCGCTCCCGCGACGGCTCCTTCGCTGGGGAGTTCGCCGGTCCGGCTGCGTTCCAGGGCCGCGGCCGGGCAGTTCTCCGCCGCGGCGGGCGCCAGCCGGACACCGATCCGGTTGGACTGTGCCGTCACGGCCCAGTCCTGACCGGTCAGAGTCTGAAGCGCGTCAGCACTGAACCAGTCATCCCGGGGTCCCAGGGTCACCCGCAGTGCAGCGGCGCCGGGCCCTGACCGCAGCGTTGATTCTTCCGCGGCGCCCACCGGCTGCAAACCGGCGGCGGCGGCCACCGGCAGGACGGTTCCGGCAGCCAGTGGTGCGGGGCCGATTCCGGACATCGAATCAGTCGACCGGCTCCCCAGCACCGGCGCAACGCCAAGCCCCCCGCGGACGCCAAGGTAACTGCGGACCCCCGCGGTCGGCGTGTCCAGGCTCAGCGACTCGCCATCGAGCAACGCAAACGGGGCGCCCATTGCCGGGCGGAGCCGGAGGGTGCCGCTGGCGTCGCGGATCTCCAGGGCCACCGTGGCGCCCGCGACGGCCACCACGTGGTCACCGTGCGCCCGGACGGCGAGGCCGCCCAGGAGGTTTTCGACGACGGCGGCACCGGGTGCGTTGCCGACCAGCCGGTTGGCCTGCCGGGCAGATTGCGTGTCCGCGGCCCCGGCGGCGGACACGCCGAGATCTCCGAAGCCGGGGCGGCCGAGATCCTGCACGAGAGCCTGCAGCCCGGGAGCCGTGACCACGAGTGCGGACCGAAGCGGGGAAGCCTGGGAAGCGGCATCCACAACGGCTGGCCGCTTACCCTTGGGGGCTACGCCAATTACCTCGCGGACGGCCCGGTAGCGGACGGTATCGCCAGGGCGCACCAGCGCGGGCGACTCGCGCTCAAGGTCCCACAGCACCGCCGCCGTGCGCCCGATCAGCTGCCAGCCGCCAGGCGACTGCCGCGGATACACGGCAGAGAACGCTCCGCCCAGAGCCACCGCCCCGGCCGGGACGGCGGTCCGCGGCGACGTCCTGCGCGGCACTTCAAGGCGCTTGTCCTCTCCCACGAGGTAGGTGAAGCCCGGGGCGAAGCCGCCGAATGCGGCCGTCCACACCTGATCGGTATGCGCCGCCACGACGCCGTCGGCTCCAAGGCCGGTGAGCTGACCCACCTCGGCGAGGTCCTCGCCGTCGTACACCACC includes:
- a CDS encoding biotin carboxylase N-terminal domain-containing protein, with amino-acid sequence MKKVLIANRGEIAVRIARACSDAGLQSVAVYSDPDADALHVRFADEAHALGGSTGAETYLDIAKLIDVARRSGADAVHPGYGFLSENADFAQAVLDAGLTWIGPSPQSIRELGNKVTAREIAVRAGAPLVPGSDGPVKNAGEVLAFAQEHGLPVAIKAAFGGGGRGLKVARRLEDIEDAFESAVRESLAAFGRDECFVERFLDQPRHVEAQVLADTHGNVVVLGTRDCSLQRRNQKLVEEAPAPFLSPAQRSLIHESAKAICREANYHGAGTVEYLVGTDGIISFLEVNTRLQVEHPVTEETTGVDLVREQFRIAAGGALTLSADPEPRGHAIEFRLNAEDPARGFLPGPGTVEVFEAPTGPGIRVDSGVRSGSTVPGEYDSLMAKLIVHGEDRPQALRRARAALDEMEIRGLPTVLPFHRAVVRHPDFTAEDRLGVHTTWIENDFAEPLAASPEIARTAPDAARTTITVELDGKAVQLGLPVRLFEALMGGGGHGAGSLAAVGPVDDAGLSSPMAGSLVKWLVDDGDTVQAGEPVAILEAMKMETTVAAHRNGTVQRGAQVPGAAVGRGDILATIA
- a CDS encoding 5-oxoprolinase/urea amidolyase family protein; the encoded protein is MELTDLASVLALHQRLVAEPFPGQLDAVAAAATLLVKFNSRAQAVAGHTAVGQLELDGLHRTDGREVTIEVVYDGEDLAEVGQLTGLGADGVVAAHTDQVWTAAFGGFAPGFTYLVGEDKRLEVPRRTSPRTAVPAGAVALGGAFSAVYPRQSPGGWQLIGRTAAVLWDLERESPALVRPGDTVRYRAVREVIGVAPKGKRPAVVDAASQASPLRSALVVTAPGLQALVQDLGRPGFGDLGVSAAGAADTQSARQANRLVGNAPGAAVVENLLGGLAVRAHGDHVVAVAGATVALEIRDASGTLRLRPAMGAPFALLDGESLSLDTPTAGVRSYLGVRGGLGVAPVLGSRSTDSMSGIGPAPLAAGTVLPVAAAAGLQPVGAAEESTLRSGPGAAALRVTLGPRDDWFSADALQTLTGQDWAVTAQSNRIGVRLAPAAAENCPAAALERSRTGELPSEGAVAGALQVPPNGHPVLFLNDHPVTGGYPVIAVVVPEDLPVAAQLPPGHRVRFHIVDAETLQPVPAAPQENSARLEPATGGTASEGTTP